Genomic window (Kwoniella botswanensis chromosome 1, complete sequence):
AACCATCACGATTCGTCCGTTTGGGCTTTACACTCTACTCATCCTAATCTCGAACGTTTCTACTCTGGCTCCCGAGACGGATACCTATGTGTCACTGATCTAGAACAATGCGGCGATATTTCGGAAGGAGAGTGTGTCGTTCTGGcaagggaaggggaaggcCAAAAAAATGGTACCTACGAATCGAAGACCGGCGATGAGGGTATAAGATGTATCACCGccatggatgatgaatacGTTTGGACAGCTACTGGTAGTGCCGAGATCAAGCGATGGAGGGACGTAGGAAGGAGAGTTGATAGGTTGAATCAGGATTTCGACGGCTTGTCGTACAATATACCTACGGAAAGGAGTCCTCCAACAGACGTTTCCATCACTGTACCCACAGGACTAGGTACACCGTTCTCCCCAAATTCCGCGGCACCCAATGGACAACACGCCACTGAGGGACCCAATGGCACCGAAAATGATGACTTCAGGTCCATCTCATTTGCGCCAACCCCTTCACCCCGGAATGGTCCAGCTAGTCCTACTTCACCGAATAATCCGAACGTCTCAACAGCTTCTGCCTTGCCTTCTGCCGTTCGAGATCGAATTACAGGAAACACCTCTCAAAGAGCTACCAGCCTTTCGGGGGCATCTATCGCTAACTCAGTAGCTTCGGAAGACGGTCGGAACAAACTAGGTATAAATGGTATTCCATATCAGTCGCTCGTATGTCTCGGAGTGCCCGATTCGCCTTATTCTTTCGGGTTTTCTCAACATCGACAGGAAGATATGCACCGAGAGCCTTCCATGACTTCCGTTCCTCAAGGTCTAAATGGGCTGTTGAAAGCTGAGAATGAATCGCCTAGAAGGATATCATTCCAGATGGATCGTGAACAACCCACTGCTAGGATGGAGTACGAAGATCGAGAGGTCGCCTCTGAGGCAATTCCTTTACGGGTCAACCCCGATGAGATTGTAGCTGGGCGAAGTGGATTAGTACGATCGTTAATCCTGAATGACAGACAACATGTCTTGACGGTCGACACGGAGGGTGAAGTTGCAGCCTGGAATATCCTCAGAGGGATCTGTATAGGAAGATTCAGTACGACCGAGGTAGCCGAAGCGTTACATCtcgaaagaggagaaaaggcCGAACAAGCCGTTAGGAAACATTCCCAAGAGGTTTTAGAGATGGTCAAAGAAAGAGTAGAAGGTGAAACTATGGTCATCACTTGGTGTCAGGTCGATACGAAGATCGGAAGCTTGGTTGTGCATCTTGAAGAAGGCAGGGTGTTTGATGCGGAGGTGTATGCGGATGAAATAGGTTTGGAAGGGTTCGAAGGTAGTAAGGAGGATATCAGAAGTGAGTATGAACATCTATGCCGTGTAAAGTATGCTGATTGCAATCACCTCTCTCTGCATAGTCAATCTCGGCAAATGGGCTTTGGCCAACCTGTTCAGGGgcttgatcaaagctgagGAACGAGAGGTGACTGATCTAGCTGTAAATCAAACACCCAGTACCGTAAATTCAAGTTTACCAAGTAGTGTACCGAGATCACCTGGGATCACACAAATATCAATCGAGAGACCAGCCGatattcctcatcctcacagGAAGAGAGCTATGACAGgatccttctccaacccaCGACCACCTTCATTGAATATACCAGGATTGGTTTCTCCCGCAAGTAGACCGGCAGTCTTACCTGAAGTATTCGATGAACACTTATCTCGAAGTGCACCTGAGTCTAACAGTTTCTTCCAGAATTTCCAAGCATTGAAAGTCCCGCAATCACCTAGTGTAGCTTCAACTGCCAACCCTACCTTGTCACCCAATACGGAAAGGACCAGTGCAACACGTGATTATTTCTcttcgaagaggaagaacgaCCCTTCGCCTTCGAGAGAGTCAACGATGAATACACCTTCCACCCCCGCTGCTTCCAGTACTACTACGGATAAGAAAGGTTTtatgggaaagatgaaaggtcTAGGAAGGAAGAAACAGGCTGAAACTCCCATGAGTCCCGTTGTTGAGAAAGTAGTCACTCCGGAGGATGACGTGAGTTCCTTTCGCCTATACTACAAGTCAAACATATTGAATTGACTAACCTTTGGTTCATATGTAGGGCCCCAAAATGTCAGAAAGGGAAGCCGAACAACTACGTATCCTCGATACCGTCCGATCCCACCGATTCTCTCCTCCAGGACCATTGGAAGCTCCTTATATCCCCTTACCTCTCTCCACCGCATTGCTCATTTctgaagaatcgaaagatgCCGGCGCATGGGTAGTCACCTACCGATCGCAAGTATCTTCCACTGAGAGGGACATGGAGGATCTCGAGATGAATTCGCCTTTGTGGTTATTGGATTACCTGTTCGCGTCAAATACGAGACAAAAGGAACCTGTCAAATTGACTTTCATACTGGAACCTGCACCTGGTAGTGGGATGAAAGAGTTGCCTGAAGGGTGAGTGTGGTTCCTGTCGACGTGTCTACGCCACATCTCTTTTCATTCGTACCAGAATGATGGACTCGACTAACATATCATTCTACAATATATAGCTCCGCAAGGTTATCCGCCTCAAGAGCCTTAAGAGCCAAAAAGATATCCGCCTTCATCGTGGATAAATTAGATCTATACAATCCATCGAAACTCAAACTCCCTTCATTCGCTTCCCACCATTTACGGAAAGATTCTCTATCACATGGCAGAagatcttccacttctaaTGAAGATACTCTACCGCAACCTGAAGAGATCATAGAGTTGATATGCGGTAACGAAGTGGTCAACCCTAAGATTACGCTCGCAACGCTAAAGGCTTATTATGGGAGCGGACCGGATATGTTATTGTATTATAggttgaagaaaggtataCAGGGTTAAATGTGGATTGTAAAGGGTTGTATCGTTGAGAGAAATGTATAGGCTCCGATTGTGTGAAAATTGGGGGAGTGGGTCAGAATCAAACTGGGATAGGTaatcatcttccttcagTGTCAAGGGACAAATAAGGGAGACAAATAAGGGAAAAGTAATACGATTATAGTCGTTATGGTGgtaggaaggaagggaggaaTCACTAAGTAATCTCTTAAAGGATTTCATTTTAGAGTCTTTGTAGCTTGAATGCAATATATACCTTTGTTCTGCAAGAGTGCGTACTTTAGATGTACTTTCAGAAGGACAGATCATCGGCAATGCTATCAAGGCTCAATGGGTAATAATGATGAGTAAAGGGATATATCAAACAAGGGGAGGGCATGATGAATGTAGTATAACGCTTCACTATATCATCTTGTCACGTATTTTTCGCGCAAgaatcatatcatacataccGGCCGTTCTTCTGTCTCTCTTCGACGTGAGTACAGATATGCGTTTGATTTGAGACACTCCTACCTCGTCTGCTACATGCCTGCTGCATATCGTCCATTACCATTTTAAAGAGTTGACAACCCAGAAATTCACATTTGTGAGCGTACTCGAGATCGTCTTGTCCTTGTCTATGAACAGCTACTCAAACGCCAGTTGCCGTTTCTACTATCATCGAAGTGGTAGTTCAGTAACGAGATGAACCTGACTAACACTCAGAAGACAGTTATCGGTGAGTCAAGCCAACCAACCAtacgatccttcttcaattctgATGAACCTTCCGCCAGTTGCTCATACTTCCAACGCTTGTAGTGATCTTAGCAATATTCCTAACCTTCATCGccattctcctcctcttctgtaTCTACTCCTCTCGAAAAGCACGACAAGATACGATCCAAGCTCAAAAAGCGGTCTTAGGCCGATGGAAGGAAAATCCGGGCGGATTTGAGGAATGCACTTTACCGAATTTATCTGTACCTTCTGTTCACACACCTGGTCATAGACACGAATATGATCTTGCTACTTTACCCGGTGGTAATGAGTTGAcgagggaagggaagagagggagtGGTCTAGCTGGGATTGGAACGTTTTCAGCATCAAAACCCAGATCAAGTTCACATTCGTCTAGTACAGGCAATAGTCGACCTGCCCTACAGTCCTCGCAGCCTTCTTGCATGGGAGTAGGAGAGATGGGTCAGCCTCGTAAGAATCCTGTACCAACTTTATCTCGTCCGATGTCGTGGTCTAGGGGTATATCGCGGACGAGATCAaaatcgatatcaacatTGAAATCGAATGTAAGCGATAGATCGATATTCAGACCTAATAAATCGAAATACTTCATCAATTATATGAGCGCTCCTCCGCCTCCCTTACCTCGGAAAAGCTCAGCGAGGTCAGCGGGGAGTAATGCCAGTGCTGGAACAGGAAGAGATGCTCGAGCTGAACTGGTAGAAAAGAGTGAtcgaagaggtggaagaaggtgatgtcGTAACATTATCGAATGGCTATAcgctgtatatatataacacTTATAAACCTATACGTCACCAGGTCCGTTTTAGTTTATCCCTTCGTTGACTCTGTATTGTACATCACAGGtcttatcactcacatgatatCAATTCTTCTTTATGATTTCTTGAGCAACTTCCAATAGACTTTTCCCAACTATATCAGGTCTTCCACCATAAGTTTCATACCATCTGTTCAAACTCTCATCTTGTTTGTCATTATCTACCGACTCAGAAGGCAACTCGAGCACCAAAGCGGTTTTGAACCTTTACATTTCCAtacaatcaatatcagctcatgatgattttggtacTCGTGATTGATAATAATTGCCTCACCCAGCTTTCTTAGCCGCTGCCAAGTCCCAAAGATGCGCAGCAACGAACCATCTCTGGCCCTtccctccctcctccaaTCTCTCACAAAGACTGTTGGCGGCTTCGTACACCTCCTTGTGTGGTTTGGCATATCCTACATCATCGCAGCTTACTACACTCGAGATATAGTCTATTATACCGGCTTTGGAGGCGTATCCCTCAGTAGTCGATTTAGCTCcattggtgatgatggctAACTTGGCTTCGTTGTTTGCTAAGTAGCTGAAAGCCTCTTTCAACGTAGGCGCAGCTGGAAGAGACGATAAGAGTGACGTTATCCCTTCTAGCTCTGAAGACGTGGGGGGAGGTATCGAAAGAGCAGATGAGAGGGATAAAGGTAGAGAGGTTTTGAGGATAGAAGATAtcggaggaggaggcggagAGATGAGGGATAGGTACTGTTCGGGGTCATCGATCAGCATTGGGTGGTAAGACGGCTATTTATGTACTCACTGTATAGTCCCTTTGAGCCGAGTGAAACTGGAGTAATGCTACTTGTCAGTATCTGCACCATGAAGAATGCCATCACAGCTCACCCAATCCATCACGAATCCCTTACTACCCCACCCTTTTTTCGCCAACCCTTCTCcatatctctcttcgacAGCCTTGACGATATCTTGAAGGGTGAAACACGTCCCGAGGGCATCGAAGCAGATTGTGAGAGTCATGGTAGGTCTGTATGCTGCAGTTGATATATGAATGAACTTTCTGATTGCCCCTGCGTTGAGATGACTCCTCTCATGATGTTAGATGGGTAGTTAGTCACTTGGATCAATGGTGTCGTCATGACGATCAAAAGTTATTTTCGGTTCCAACGGAAAGATATGTGATCCGGGAAGGGGCGATGTGATTCCGGGCATAATCCGAGGAGGAAGGCTGTTATCATTTACCAGTAGATAAGAAACACAGTTGTCACTCTGACTCTGAGATGAGATTCAATACCTTCTTTACTTCGTGATCTCCATATCTACCTTGCACATAAGACAGTCAAGACAgaacctcatcaacaatgaCTTTAGGTGGTAGAAAACTcataaggtgagtttagCTCAGTCACAGTCACATCAGGTCGGTCATCCGAAGCCGACTTGCTGATTCCATTTGGGTAGTTTCGGTGTAGACGTGGATGCAGTAGCAGGATGGTAAGTCACTTGATCTCTTTTCAACAGTTCAGGGTGCTTACAAGTGTACTTGTCTGCTCAGGCTCGGGTCCTATGGTGGGGAAGATTCCCCTGGAGACATCTCACGAGGAATGTTCGCGGGAGAAGTGGGATGTCCTAGATTACTGAAACTTTTCGCCAAGTACGGTATAAAAACTACATGGTTCATCCCCGGACATAGTTTGGATACCTTCCCGGAAGAAATGGCAGCCGTCAGAGATGCGGGACATGAAATGTAAGTGTAGCTTAGCTAATAATCGCTTAAAGTTGTCATAGAAGCTAACTCATGGCTGATATAGTGGATTACACGGTTATTCCCATGAAAACCCTACTGCCATGAGCCCAGAACAACAGAGAGATATCCTCGAACACACTTTCAAGCAATTAACTGAATTTTGCGGTAAACCCCCTGTGGGGAGTGTAGCGCCATGGTGGGAGGTCAGTAAGGAAGGTACAGAAATGTTGTTGGAAAAGGGCATTCTGTATGGTGAGTCAACCGCTACCAGATAGTATTCTTGATAGTTTGATATCCCGAATCCTCAACAGAATCTATCTGACAATCTACTGACTGTGACGACCCTCAGACCATTCGTTTCAACACCA
Coding sequences:
- a CDS encoding haloacid dehalogenase, type II, which encodes MTLTICFDALGTCFTLQDIVKAVEERYGEGLAKKGWGSKGFVMDWFHSAQRDYTYLSLISPPPPPISSILKTSLPLSLSSALSIPPPTSSELEGITSLLSSLPAAPTLKEAFSYLANNEAKLAIITNGAKSTTEGYASKAGIIDYISSVVSCDDVGYAKPHKEVYEAANSLCERLEEGGKGQRWFVAAHLWDLAAAKKAGFKTALVLELPSESVDNDKQDESLNRWYETYGGRPDIVGKSLLEVAQEIIKKN